One region of Nitrospira sp. genomic DNA includes:
- the recR gene encoding recombination mediator RecR codes for MSIDQRGLLARLVKELVRLPGVGQKSAQRLAFHLLKAEREDALRLADAIRAVKDGLAFCRQCRNIAEGELCEFCLDPKRDQTKILVVEEPSTTYAIERAAGYRGLYHVLLGTLSPLDGIGPGDIRAEELVERVKLGGVDEVILATSPTIEGEATAIYLTRLLKPFVTRVSRIAYGIPVGMDIEYADEVTLLKSIEGRRDL; via the coding sequence ATGTCAATCGATCAACGTGGATTACTCGCCCGGCTCGTAAAAGAACTGGTTCGTCTGCCTGGCGTCGGACAGAAAAGCGCCCAGCGACTGGCCTTTCACTTGCTCAAGGCAGAACGTGAGGACGCGCTCCGGTTGGCTGATGCCATCCGCGCGGTCAAGGACGGGCTGGCATTCTGCCGGCAATGCCGCAATATTGCCGAAGGCGAGTTGTGCGAATTCTGCCTCGATCCCAAACGGGACCAGACCAAAATCCTCGTCGTGGAAGAACCCAGCACGACCTACGCGATTGAACGGGCCGCCGGCTATCGCGGTCTCTATCATGTGCTGCTGGGCACCCTCTCTCCCCTCGATGGCATCGGCCCGGGCGATATTCGAGCAGAGGAACTGGTCGAACGGGTGAAGCTCGGCGGCGTGGACGAAGTCATTCTCGCCACCAGTCCGACGATTGAAGGGGAAGCGACCGCGATCTATCTCACCAGATTGCTGAAGCCCTTTGTCACCCGTGTGTCCCGTATCGCCTACGGCATCCCCGTCGGTATGGATATCGAGTATGCCGACGAAGTCACGTTACTCAAGTCGATTGAGGGCCGCCGGGACCTGTAG
- the trmFO gene encoding methylenetetrahydrofolate--tRNA-(uracil(54)-C(5))-methyltransferase (FADH(2)-oxidizing) TrmFO: MRDDIVIIGGGLAGSEAAWQAANRGAKVTLYEMRPKEMTKAHKTGGLAELVCSNSLGSADPLNAPGILKEEMRRLGSLIITSAEQARVPAGSALAVDRDLFSLKITQALESHPNVRILHEEITEIPTDCLCIIATGPLTSDKLSAAIRAVTQSHHLYFFDAISPIIDAESINMDIVFAASRYDKGGADYLNCPMDEAQYNTFYDALMAAEKVQPKEFEKTPYFEACIPIEVMAERGRQTMLFGPLKPVGLENPKTGKRPTAVIQLRTENIHKTCYNMVGFQTKLTYPEQKRVFRMIPGLEQAEFLRYGSLHRNTFINSPQLLLNTLQFKSRGTLFFAGQLVGVEGYTESAAMGGFAGINAARALAGQPLVTPPATTAHGCLVGHVASSDPKHFQPMNTNYGLFPPLAQPTRDKEKKRQLIAQRAREDFERWMTQSALS, from the coding sequence ATGAGAGATGACATCGTCATCATAGGGGGTGGTCTGGCCGGCTCCGAGGCAGCCTGGCAGGCGGCTAACCGGGGCGCGAAGGTGACGCTCTATGAAATGCGTCCCAAGGAGATGACGAAAGCGCACAAAACCGGTGGCCTGGCGGAACTAGTCTGTTCCAATTCCCTCGGATCAGCCGATCCCTTGAACGCTCCCGGCATCCTCAAAGAGGAAATGCGGCGGCTGGGTTCATTGATCATTACCTCAGCCGAGCAGGCCAGGGTCCCGGCTGGCTCAGCACTCGCCGTCGATCGCGACCTGTTTTCACTCAAAATCACTCAAGCACTGGAAAGCCATCCGAATGTCCGCATCCTGCATGAGGAGATCACCGAGATCCCGACGGATTGCCTCTGCATCATTGCCACAGGCCCCCTCACGTCGGACAAACTGTCGGCGGCGATCCGTGCGGTGACGCAATCGCACCATTTGTATTTCTTCGATGCTATCTCCCCGATTATCGACGCCGAGTCGATCAATATGGATATCGTCTTCGCCGCCTCGCGTTATGACAAAGGAGGCGCCGACTACCTGAACTGTCCGATGGATGAGGCTCAATACAACACTTTTTACGACGCCCTGATGGCGGCCGAAAAGGTCCAGCCGAAAGAATTTGAGAAGACCCCCTACTTTGAAGCCTGCATTCCCATAGAAGTTATGGCGGAACGAGGCCGGCAGACCATGCTCTTCGGCCCGCTGAAACCGGTTGGACTCGAAAACCCCAAGACCGGCAAGAGACCGACAGCGGTCATCCAGCTCCGGACCGAAAACATCCATAAGACCTGCTACAACATGGTCGGCTTTCAGACGAAGCTCACCTACCCGGAACAGAAACGGGTGTTTCGCATGATCCCCGGCCTGGAACAGGCGGAGTTCCTCCGCTACGGCAGCCTGCATCGGAATACCTTTATCAACTCCCCCCAGTTGCTCTTGAATACGCTGCAGTTTAAGTCGCGCGGCACCTTATTTTTTGCCGGCCAATTGGTCGGGGTGGAAGGCTATACCGAATCTGCCGCCATGGGTGGCTTCGCGGGTATCAATGCGGCGCGAGCCCTCGCGGGCCAGCCGCTGGTCACTCCGCCGGCCACGACCGCCCACGGATGCCTGGTGGGCCATGTGGCCTCATCCGACCCGAAACATTTCCAGCCGATGAATACGAATTACGGACTCTTCCCGCCTCTCGCCCAGCCGACCAGGGACAAAGAAAAGAAACGGCAACTTATCGCCCAGCGGGCTCGCGAGGATTTTGAGAGATGGATGACGCAATCCGCGCTTTCATGA
- a CDS encoding TraR/DksA C4-type zinc finger protein — MKAPAPRKKTSAARTTASRTKTAARTVSAKAKKPASPKKSASPKSRSKYPDIRRALERQRADLLEEVGEVLTQHKTPEALPDVSDQASAEEDQRFSMRIMEREQKLLKKVNEALDRMKNQTYGICEQCGEDIPYKRLKARPVTTFCIECKTLQEQKERGRR; from the coding sequence ATGAAGGCACCTGCTCCCCGGAAAAAGACCTCTGCGGCACGCACCACGGCTTCACGCACGAAGACTGCCGCCCGCACCGTATCCGCCAAAGCCAAGAAACCAGCTTCTCCCAAGAAATCGGCCTCTCCAAAAAGTCGTTCGAAGTATCCTGACATTCGACGAGCCCTTGAACGGCAGCGCGCCGACCTGCTTGAAGAGGTGGGAGAAGTGCTGACACAGCACAAGACCCCGGAAGCGTTACCGGATGTCAGCGATCAGGCGTCGGCAGAAGAAGATCAGCGCTTTTCTATGCGGATCATGGAGCGCGAGCAGAAGCTGCTCAAGAAGGTCAATGAAGCCTTGGATCGGATGAAGAATCAGACCTACGGCATCTGCGAGCAATGCGGTGAGGACATTCCCTACAAGCGGCTCAAGGCCCGCCCCGTCACGACCTTCTGCATCGAGTGCAAAACTCTTCAGGAACAGAAAGAACGGGGCCGCCGGTAA
- a CDS encoding YbaB/EbfC family nucleoid-associated protein produces the protein MKNPFGDMSNILKQAKAMQDQMAKIQEQAATKIATGTAGGGSVTVTANGAMQIVSVAIDPEVGKSGDVEMLQDLVLAASNDALRKAKDLMEQDMKALTGGMKMPGLF, from the coding sequence ATGAAAAATCCCTTTGGCGATATGTCGAATATTTTGAAGCAAGCAAAAGCGATGCAGGATCAGATGGCCAAGATCCAGGAGCAGGCCGCGACCAAGATCGCGACCGGCACGGCGGGCGGCGGCAGCGTCACCGTGACGGCTAATGGCGCCATGCAGATTGTGAGCGTGGCCATCGATCCCGAAGTCGGCAAGAGCGGCGATGTGGAAATGCTCCAGGACCTTGTGCTGGCCGCGTCTAACGACGCACTCCGGAAGGCAAAGGACTTGATGGAGCAGGATATGAAGGCCCTGACGGGCGGGATGAAGATGCCGGGGCTGTTTTAA
- the xerC gene encoding tyrosine recombinase XerC, with protein MDDAIRAFMTFLTVERQASPETIRNYHSDLRQLTTFLAQARPSPQPQSIVAIGDVTADSLRAYLHWLDRKGEKASSLARKLACLRSFYRFHVREGTVEKNPAEDIRSPKLPKTLPRVLTKDDANVLMEFPEGRTSLPLRDRAILETLYSTGARVSEAVGLNLGDLNRSDGLVHLRGKGRKERIVPIGDVALQAIQTYRTSLKHAAGDDRPATPLFLNHRGGRLTSRSVARLVARYSSRLAGGSVSPHALRHSYATHLLDEGADLRSIQEMLGHASLSTTQKYTHLATDQLLAVYDRAHPRAKTAKTPPAGQDGPAT; from the coding sequence ATGGATGACGCAATCCGCGCTTTCATGACGTTTCTCACCGTCGAGCGTCAGGCCTCACCGGAAACCATCCGCAATTACCATTCTGACCTCCGACAGCTGACGACCTTTCTCGCGCAAGCCCGGCCGTCGCCACAGCCGCAGTCTATAGTCGCCATAGGCGATGTGACCGCGGATTCATTGCGCGCCTATCTGCACTGGCTTGACCGCAAGGGTGAAAAGGCCTCCTCTCTCGCACGCAAACTCGCCTGCCTGAGAAGCTTCTACCGATTCCATGTCCGCGAAGGGACGGTCGAAAAGAATCCGGCCGAAGACATTAGAAGTCCCAAGCTCCCGAAGACACTGCCGCGGGTACTGACGAAGGATGATGCGAATGTCTTGATGGAGTTCCCCGAGGGGCGCACGTCGTTGCCGTTGCGAGACCGGGCTATCCTGGAAACGCTCTATTCCACCGGCGCCCGCGTCAGTGAAGCCGTCGGGCTCAACCTCGGCGATCTCAACCGATCCGACGGGCTCGTCCATCTCCGCGGCAAGGGCCGGAAAGAACGCATCGTTCCGATCGGCGATGTCGCGCTCCAGGCAATTCAAACCTATCGGACCTCGCTGAAACATGCGGCGGGCGATGATCGACCTGCGACCCCTCTGTTCCTCAATCACCGGGGAGGTCGTTTGACCTCACGGAGTGTCGCCCGCCTGGTTGCTCGTTATTCAAGTCGCCTGGCTGGCGGATCCGTCAGCCCCCATGCTCTCCGCCACTCCTACGCGACCCATCTCCTCGACGAAGGCGCGGACCTGCGTTCTATTCAAGAGATGTTGGGACACGCCTCGCTCAGCACGACACAAAAATACACGCATCTGGCCACCGACCAACTCCTGGCTGTCTATGACCGCGCTCATCCCCGGGCCAAGACGGCCAAGACGCCGCCGGCCGGGCAAGACGGTCCCGCAACGTGA